From Miscanthus floridulus cultivar M001 chromosome 15, ASM1932011v1, whole genome shotgun sequence, the proteins below share one genomic window:
- the LOC136509256 gene encoding putative disease resistance protein RGA4, with translation MEVALGAANWLVGQVLNKLSDDLLKAYVFSTELGLNLVKIRKELGLKGLLEDLSNKADEAEDALDELHYFMIQDKLDGTREATPELGDGLSGKAQHACHAARHTSGNWLSCFSCCRSQDKDVAAADDVHNTHSTSNAIAMSVDHSGHDGKLPFDRVAMSNKIKQLIEVLHSNCTPVSDLLKIVSGTNPQQHMPAFAKRPDTSSEITQEKLFGRDAIFEKTIEEIISVTQSGKTLSVLPIVGPGGIGKTTFTQHLVNDTRIKQCFPDINIWICVSTNFDVLKLTKEILSCLPATENEGNRTPNETTNLDQLQKSIAERLKSKRFLLVLDDIWECSSSDEWAKLLAPFKKDETSGSMILVTTRFPKIVEMVTKESNPIDLRGLDPDEFWKFFQICAFGRIQDEHGDQELIGIARKIADKLKCSPLAAKTVGRLLIKKPFQEHWMKILDNKEWLEENHDNDIIPALKISYDYLPFHLKKCFSCFSLFPDDYKFGKLEIIRFWDSIGIIDYPKQNKKFEDIGSDYLEELLDNGFLIKGDDNNYVMHDLLHDLSRKVSLEECAYISCSTFEANEIPQSIRYLSIFMHDDIHVKSFEEGMGKLKERIDIKKLQSLMIFGEYSRLHLVNVLRDTFKEIKGLRVLSIFANSHSSLPNNFSKLIHLRYLKLMSPDYGKVCVPSTVSRFYHLKFLDLNQWKSSYSLPKDISRLENLRHFVATKQFHSNVPEVGKMKFLQEMKEFHVKNASVGFELGELGKLEVLGGELKISGLENVRTSQEAEEAKLMEKRNLVKLGLVWNSKQESTGDNILDSLKPHSNIRILCIVNHGGSVGPSWLCSNIIYMRNLETLHLERVSWANLPPIGQMYHLRKLKLKNILGISQIGPDFFGGTTEKSFTHLMEVQFYDMPDLVEWVGGANCHLFSRLEKISCTDCPMLTMLLISGWPISSTEGNTKWFPSLRDLHILRCPKLCLPPMPHTSMVSRIDTDCLFYYRTKLDIRKSSELVFDNLGDVERLTIQDASRFPFMDLQKLHSLRHIEVSRCEETFLRGLDDGVVLHTVQTLELRQFSLTRKSLSNLFECFPALSRLDVSTSSDGDHEELVLQFPPSSSLRDVRFHGFKNLILPVDEEEGVGFCGLSSLESVTISNCDKLFSRWPMGGGGAQTQSIIYPLPPSLKELCLVGEQSTLPMALLANLTSLTRLRLVNCKDITVDGFVSLITINLERLKVYNRRDDGTGPYSVAGDLLAAVASTQTMPAGSFQLVSLYVDSISAVLVAPICSRLSATLQNLFFGADWRTEKFTEEQDEALRLLTSLRILWFSNCRALRSLPQGLHRLPSLQELRIWGTQKIISLPKEGLPDSLRLLYINNCSPEIYEECQKLRGTRPDIDVRAFIADAES, from the exons ATGGAGGTGGCTCTCGGAGCGGCGAATTGGCTCGTCGGCCAAGTCCTCAACAAGCTGTCCGATGACTTGCTGAAAGCGTACGTGTTCAGCACCGAGCTCGGCCTCAACCTTGTGAAGATCAGAAAGGAGCTCGGCCTGAAGGGTCTGCTCGAGGACCTGAGCAACAAGGCCGACGAGGCTGAGGACGCTCTGGACGAGCTCCACTACTTCATGATCCAGGACAAGCTCGATGGGACTCGAGAGGC CACTCCAGAGTTGGGAGATGGCCTCAGCGGCAAAGCTCAGCATGCCTGCCATGCTGCTCGCCACACTTCTGGTAACTGGCTCTCATGCTTCTCTTGTTGCCGTTCGCAAGATAAGGATGTTGCTGCTGCCGACGATGTTCATAACACCCATAGCACAAGCAATGCCATTGCCATGTCTGTTGACCACAGTGGCCATGATGGAAAGTTGCCATTTGACAGGGTGGCAATGTCCAACAAAATCAAGCAGCTCATAGAGGTGCTGCACTCTAACTGTACTCCTGTCTCTGACTTGCTCAAGATAGTGTCAGGCACTAACCCTCAGCAACACATGCCTGCCTTCGCTAAAAGGCCTGACACAAGCTCTGAAATCACACAGGAGAAGTTGTTTGGGAGGGATGCCATCTTTGAGAAAACTATAGAGGAGATTATCAGTGTGACACAGAGTGGTAAAACCTTGTCTGTTCTTCCTATAGTTGGCCCAGGGGGTATTGGAAAGACTACCTTCACCCAGCATCTCGTCAATGACACAAGGATTAAACAATGTTTTCCTGATATTAATATCTGGATATGTGTATCGACTAATTTTGATGTGCTCAAGCTCACCAAAGAGATCCTGAGCTGCCTACCCGCAACAGAAAATGAAGGAAATAGAACACCAAATGAAACTACCAACTTAGACCAGCTTCAGAAATCCATCGCAGAGAGGCTGAAATCCAAAAGGTTTCTACTTGTCTTGGATGACATATGGGAATGCAGCAGTAGTGATGAGTGGGCAAAGCTGTTAGCTCCATTCAAAAAGGACGAGACCAGTGGCAGCATGATTCTTGTCACAACTCGGTTCCCAAAAATTGTAGAAATGGTGACAAAAGAATCTAATCCAATTGACCTCCGTGGTTTGGATCCTGATGAGTTTTGGAAATTCTTCCAAATATGTGCATTTGGTAGAATCCAAGATGAGCATGGTGATCAAGAGTTAATTggtattgcaaggaaaatagcaGATAAGCTGAAATGCTCCCCACTTGCAGCCAAAACAGTTGGTCGGTTATTGATTAAGAAACCCTTTCAGGAACATTGGATGAAAATTCTTGACAACAAAGAGTGGCTAGAAGAAAACCATGACAATGATATTATCCCAGCCTTGAAAATTAGCTATGACTACCTTCCCTTCCATCTGAAAAAATGTTTTTCGTGTTTTTCCCTTTTCCCTGACGATTATAAATTTGGAAAGCTTGAGATTATTCGTTTTTGGGATTCTATAGGCATCATAGATTACCCTAAGCAGAATAAAAAATTTGAGGACATAGGATCAGATTATCTGGAAGAACTATTAGATAATGGTTTTCTTATAAAAGGAGATGATAATAATTATGTAATGCATGATTTACTCCATGATCTTTCACGTAAAGTTTCATTAGAAGAATGTGCCTATATCAGTTGTTCTACTTTTGAGGCAAATGAAATCCCACAATCTATTCGTTACCTATCCATTTTCATGCATGATGATATTCATGTTAAAAGTTTCGAGGAAGGGATGGGTAAATTGAAGGAAAGGATAGACATTAAAAAATTGCAAAGTTTGATGATTTTTGGAGAATACAGTAGGTTACACCTGGTCAATGTTTTAAGAGACACATTTAAGGAAATAaaaggtctccgtgttttatctATATTCGCGAACTCCCATAGTTCCTTGCCAAACAACTTTTCAAAGCTTATCCATCTTCGATACTTAAAACTTATGTCGCCTGATTACGGAAAAGTGTGTGTGCCTAGCACAGTGTCTAGGTTTTATCACTTGAAATTCCTAGATCTTAACCAATGGAAAAGTAGTTATTCTTTGCCTAAAGACATTAGCCGCCTTGAAAATCTACGCCATTTTGTTGCTACGAAACAATTTCATTCCAATGTTCCTGAGGTGGGGAAAATGAAATTTTTACAAGAAATGAAAGAATTCCATGTTAAGAACGCGAGCGTTGGATTTGAGCTAGGAGAGTTGGGGAAACTAGAAGTGCTTGGAGGAGAGCTCAAGATATCTGGACTTGAAAATGTGAGAACCAGCCAAGAAGCTGAAGAGGCCAAACTGATGGAAAAGAGGAATTTAGTGAAGTTGGGATTAGTTTGGAACAGTAAGCAAGAGTCCACTGGAGATAATATCCTAGATAGTCTCAAGCCACACTCTAATATTAGAATACTTTGCATTGTAAATCATGGTGGCTCTGTTGGTCCTAGTTGGTTGTGCAGCAACATCATATACATGAGAAACTTGGAGACCCTACATCTAGAGAGGGTATCATGGGCCAACCTTCCACCTATTGGGCAGATGTATCACTTAAGAAAGCTGAAGCTGAAAAACATTCTTGGGATATCTCAGATTGGACCTGATTTCTTTGGTGGTACTACAGAAAAAAGTTTCACGCACTTGATGGAAGTTCAGTTTTATGATATGCCAGACCTTGTAGAGTGGGTTGGGGGAGCTAACTGTCATCTGTTCTCAAGGCTTGAAAAAATCAGCTGCACTGATTGTCCCATGCTCACAATGCTGCTGATCTCAGGTTGGCCTATTTCTTCTACAGAAGGCAACACTAAATGGTTCCCTAGCCTTCGTGATC TTCACATTCTTAGATGCCCGAAGTTGTGCCTTCCTCCCATGCCTCACACTTCGATGGTATCCCGTATTGATACAGACTGCTTGTTTTATTATCGTACTAAGTTGGACATTAGGAAGTCCTCTGAATTGGTTTTCGACAATCTTGGTGATGTAGAAAGGTTGACAATTCAGGATGCATCACGCTTCCCATTTATGGATCTTCAAAAGCTACATTCCCTAAGACATATAGAGGTCAGTAGATGTGAGGAAACCTTTTTGAGAGGACTGGATGATGGTGTTGTGCTCCACACAGTCCAAACTCTCGAACTCAGACAATTTTCTCTTACCAGAAAATCCTTGTCAAATTTGTTCGAATGTTTCCCAGCTCTTTCTCGTTTGGATGTCAGCACATCATCAGATGGGGATCATGAGGAGCTGGTACTGCAGTTTCCACCCTCCAGCTCGCTGAGAGATGTCCGCTTCCATGGGTTTAAGAATCTGATCCTGCCTGTGGATGAAGAGGAAGGAGTTGGGTTCTGTGGCCTCTCGTCGCTCGAGTCCGTGACCATAAGCAATTGTGACAAGCTATTCTCTCGGTGGCccatgggaggaggaggagctcagaCTCAGAGCATCATCTACCCTCTCCCCCCTTCCCTCAAGGAACTCTGTCTTGTGGGTGAGCAAAGCACGCTGCCGATGGCTCTGCTCGCGAATCTCACATCTCTTACCCGTCTACGACTAGTTAATTGCAAGGATATCACAGTGGATGGGTTTGTTTCTCTCATCACAATCAACCTCGAGCGTCTGAAGGTGTACAATCGGAGAGATGATGGGACTGGGCCCTATTCTGTAGCAGGAGATCTACTTGCAGCGGTGGCAAGCACCCAAACAATGCCCGCCGGTTCCTTCCAACTGGTGAGCCTTTATGTGGACAGCATCTCTGCAGTGCTTGTTGCTCCCATCTGCAGCCGCCTCTCCGCTACCCTCCAGAACTTATTCTTCGGTGCTGATTGGCGGACAGAGAAGTTCACGGAAGAGCAGGACGAGGCGCTTCGGCTCCTCACGTCTCTCCGAATCCTGTGGTTCAGCAACTGCAGGGCTCTGCGGTCCCTCCCCCAAGGGTTGCATCGCCTTCCTTCTCTCCAGGAATTACGTATCTGGGGGACTCAAAAAATCATATCGCTGCCCAAGGAGGGCCTCCCCGATTCACTGCGACTGCTATACATAAATAATTGCAGTCCCGAGATTTATGAGGAATGCCAGAAATTAAGGGGAACGAGGCCAGATATAGATGTCCGTGCCTTCATTGCTGACGCGGAAAGCTGA